Within Vannielia litorea, the genomic segment ACGTGGCCATGAGCTGGGAGGGCACGGGCAGCCTTGCCGGGCTGCTGGGGAGCGTCGACCGGATGCTGGCCCTGCCGAGTTTCGCGCCGATCGACGAGATCAGCGCCGACAACCTCGTGCTCGAGTTCTTCGATGCCCGCACCGGCCGCGAATGGGTGCTCTATGACGGCACGCTGACCATCGCGCAGGCGCCCGAGCAGGTTTCGGTTCGGCTGGCCCTGCAACTGGCCGCCGACGCGGTGACCGAGGACGCCCGGGACGCCGCTGCCGAGGGGGCCGGGGGCGCCGGGAGCGCTGCCGCCGAGCTGGCGTCCGGCGATACCGGCGCGGCCTTTGACATCGCCCCGGCCGCCGTGACCCTGAGCTTTGTCTCGCAGAAGGGCTCCAGCGCCGCCGAGCTATCGGCCAGTGTCGAGGGCGTTGCGGCGCAGGACATCGCCACGCTGAGCCCGGCCACCGCCTTCCTCGGCCTGATCGACGCGCCGATCTCGGGCTCGATGCGCGCGCAGGTCGACGTGGTGGGCGGGCTGGAAGAACTTGCCGGGCGGCTCGAGATCGGCGCAGGCGCGATCGACCCGGGACAGGGGCAGGCGGCGATCGGCTTCGACGGCGGGCGCAGCTACTTTCGCTATCAGCCGGAGCGCGCGCGGCTGGTTTTCGACGAGCTGCGGCTCGCGGCGCCCGACGGGGCCTTCACCGCCAGCGGGCAGGCCTACCTGGAGGGCATGGAAGAGACCGGATGGCCGACCGACCTGGTGGGCCAGCTTGCCTTTTCCGATGTTGCGGTGAACCCCGAGGGCGTCTTCGCCGATGGTCTGGCCTTCCAGTCCGGTGCGCTCGACCTGAAGCTCTCGCTCGACCCGCTGCGCCTGCGGATCGGCCAGATGGTGCTGAGTGGCGAGGAGGTGACGCTGCGGGCCAAGGGCGGCGCCCGGCCGGTGCCGGAGGGCTGGGAGGCGGCGATTGACCTCGAGATCGACCGGATCGACCACGAACAGCTGCTCACCCTCTGGCCGCTGGCGCTGGCCCCCAACACCCGCGACTGGATCGCGGAGCGGGTTCAGGCCGGCGAGCTGTTCAACGTGGCCGGTGCGCTCCGGGCGCGGCCGGGAGAGACGCGCCCGGTGGTCAGCCTGGTCTACGAGTTCCGCGACGCCAAGGTGCTGCCGCTGCCGACGCTGCCGCCGGTCGAAGGGGCCTCGGGCTATTCCTCGATTTCCGACGGCGCCTATACGCTGTCGCTCGATGCGGGCCACATGGACGCGCCCGAGGGCGGGCGGGTCGATGTTGCGGGCTCTGTCCTGCGGGTGCCCGACGTGCACCAGGAACCGGCCGACATGGAGGTGCACCTCGTCTCGGAAAGCAGCGCGACGGCGGTGCTCTCGATCCTCGATCAGGAGCCGTGGCGGTTCATGAGCAAGGCCGGGCAGCCGGTGGACATTGCCGAGGGCCGCGCGGCGCTGGACGGCGTGATCCGCTTTCCGCTCATCAAGGACGTGCCGAAGGAGGTGATCGCGTTTCGCGTGGGCGGCGTGCTGACCGGGGTGCGCTCGGAGCGGGTGGTGCCCGGCCGCACCCTCACCGCCGAGCGGCTGGAGGTGCTGGCCCATGGCGAGGAGATCGTGATCGAGGGCGCGGGCCGGATCGAGGGGCTGCCGATCACCGCGGCCTGGGTGCAGCCGATCGACAAGCCGGGGCCCCAGCCCTCGCGGGTGGAGGGCACCATCGAGCTGAGCCAGGCCTTCGTCGACCGGTTCAACATCGGGCTGCCCGACGGCATGGTCTCGGGCACCGGCACCGGGCAGTTCACCATCGACCTCGCCCGCGGGCAGGCGCCGCGGTTCAGCCTGCGGTCGGACCTGAACCGCATGGGCCTCGCCATCCGCGAGCTTGCCTGGAGCATGGGCGCCTCGGCCAAGGGGTCGCTGCAGGTGGAGGGCCAGCTGGGCGAACCGCCGGTGATCGAGCGGCTCTCGCTGACCGCGCCGGGCCTGTCGGCGGAGGGCCGGGTGACGCTGAACGCGGGTGGCGGGCTGCGCACGGCGGAGTTCTCTCGGGTGCAGGCGGGCCGCTGGATCGACGCGCCGGTGACGCTGACGGGGCGCGGCAAGGGCGCCACGCCTGCGGTGACGGTGCAGGGCGGCTGGGTGGATATCCGGCAGACCTCCTTCGCGCAGGGCAGCGGCGGCGGCACGGCAGGTGCGCCGATGACGCTGGCGCTCGACCGGCTCGTGATCTCCGACAGCATCTCGCTCACCGGGT encodes:
- a CDS encoding AsmA-like C-terminal region-containing protein; the encoded protein is MSPPKEKPQDEAREAGARWFDAAAEAERLEAEAREAGRLGPAGAEGVPPPLGVPEREPQGPKLAPLLLLTPERMGLEAELPTDSAAPALGAPDVPVTGGGAKVVEALRQGGALDRPAEPGEAGEAHVPMPRRRGRKRRLLARPLVWAFDVAVLCVVALILAILLTAGRELPAPGWLAERVQARLNEGLGGATVEMGGLYVVFSRTALPRVSFRDVDIRAPDGTHIVHVPALGATLDKAALMQGRIQPRGISITGAAMRAERDAEGNFDLQLGDVAMSWEGTGSLAGLLGSVDRMLALPSFAPIDEISADNLVLEFFDARTGREWVLYDGTLTIAQAPEQVSVRLALQLAADAVTEDARDAAAEGAGGAGSAAAELASGDTGAAFDIAPAAVTLSFVSQKGSSAAELSASVEGVAAQDIATLSPATAFLGLIDAPISGSMRAQVDVVGGLEELAGRLEIGAGAIDPGQGQAAIGFDGGRSYFRYQPERARLVFDELRLAAPDGAFTASGQAYLEGMEETGWPTDLVGQLAFSDVAVNPEGVFADGLAFQSGALDLKLSLDPLRLRIGQMVLSGEEVTLRAKGGARPVPEGWEAAIDLEIDRIDHEQLLTLWPLALAPNTRDWIAERVQAGELFNVAGALRARPGETRPVVSLVYEFRDAKVLPLPTLPPVEGASGYSSISDGAYTLSLDAGHMDAPEGGRVDVAGSVLRVPDVHQEPADMEVHLVSESSATAVLSILDQEPWRFMSKAGQPVDIAEGRAALDGVIRFPLIKDVPKEVIAFRVGGVLTGVRSERVVPGRTLTAERLEVLAHGEEIVIEGAGRIEGLPITAAWVQPIDKPGPQPSRVEGTIELSQAFVDRFNIGLPDGMVSGTGTGQFTIDLARGQAPRFSLRSDLNRMGLAIRELAWSMGASAKGSLQVEGQLGEPPVIERLSLTAPGLSAEGRVTLNAGGGLRTAEFSRVQAGRWIDAPVTLTGRGKGATPAVTVQGGWVDIRQTSFAQGSGGGTAGAPMTLALDRLVISDSISLTGFRADLTTRGGLNGTFRGAVNGAAPVSGSVVPVKGKTAVRIASDDAGRVFRAAGLFKKGQGGAMQLTLVPRPEPGQYNGELRVKNVRVQSAPGLAALLNAISVVGLLEQANGPGLLFSNTEVDFRLTPNAVQISHGSAVGPSVGISMAGVYDMNRDYMAVQGVFSPIYVLNGIGRIISKKGEGFFGFNYKMTGPASGPKVTVNPLSVLTPGIFREIFRQPPPKLGN